From a region of the Dehalococcoidales bacterium genome:
- the aroC gene encoding chorismate synthase: protein MGNTLGKLFSVTNFGESHGRLIGAVVDGCPPGLFLNVSDIQTELDRRKSGSFGTTSRQEQDRVEILSGVYEEHTTGAPIAMVVWNQDFDSNQYGKRLTIPRPGHADYASFIKYGGFADHRGGGRFSGRITAGFVMAGAIAKKLLVQSGIEVIAHTIELGGKKAKAASLEEIRAARDNELCCADVSAVLDMRDTIRQAREENDSIGGIIEVVALGVPPGLGEPVFDNLDGDLAKALFAIPAVKAIEFGCGFDTARLKGSQNNDPFLTDSKRITCASNNAGGISGGMSNGMPIVIKVAIKPTPSIGIPQDSVDLDSLKAVKLTTKGRHDTCIVPRAVVVAESMVAITIADFARRANIIRGVTK from the coding sequence ATGGGTAACACACTGGGAAAACTATTTTCTGTCACCAACTTTGGAGAAAGTCATGGTCGCCTTATCGGAGCGGTGGTTGATGGATGTCCTCCGGGGCTTTTTCTAAATGTAAGTGATATACAAACTGAACTTGACAGGCGTAAATCCGGCTCATTCGGAACCACTAGCAGACAAGAACAAGACCGGGTTGAAATACTTTCGGGAGTATACGAAGAACATACCACCGGCGCTCCCATCGCAATGGTAGTCTGGAATCAGGATTTTGATTCAAACCAATATGGTAAAAGACTAACCATCCCCCGGCCTGGGCATGCGGACTATGCTTCATTTATCAAGTATGGAGGCTTTGCGGACCATCGTGGTGGAGGCAGGTTCTCTGGCAGAATTACAGCTGGATTTGTGATGGCGGGAGCTATTGCTAAAAAACTGCTCGTCCAATCAGGCATAGAAGTAATCGCTCATACCATCGAACTGGGAGGGAAAAAAGCAAAAGCCGCCTCTCTGGAAGAGATACGCGCCGCTCGTGATAACGAACTATGCTGCGCCGATGTCAGTGCAGTGTTGGATATGCGTGACACTATCCGACAGGCAAGGGAAGAAAATGACAGTATTGGCGGGATTATCGAAGTTGTAGCGCTGGGAGTGCCACCAGGATTGGGAGAACCCGTATTTGACAATCTGGATGGTGATTTGGCCAAAGCCCTGTTTGCTATACCGGCAGTCAAGGCTATTGAATTCGGTTGCGGATTTGACACTGCTCGGCTGAAAGGCTCCCAGAATAACGATCCCTTTTTAACAGACAGCAAAAGAATCACCTGTGCCAGTAACAATGCAGGCGGAATTTCCGGAGGTATGAGCAACGGTATGCCCATAGTCATCAAAGTCGCAATAAAGCCCACACCTTCCATCGGTATCCCCCAAGACTCTGTTGATCTGGATTCCCTCAAAGCGGTCAAGCTGACAACAAAAGGAAGACACGATACCTGCATAGTGCCCAGAGCAGTAGTCGTCGCTGAATCTATGGTCGCGATAACCATTGCCGATTTTGCCAGGCGAGCCAATATAATCCGGGGAGTAACAAAATGA
- the pheA gene encoding prephenate dehydratase yields MNLDELRNHIDSIDLQIIKLLGARLNLSSQIGVVKNSQGLDIEDRGRENQIITKIKQLAEKEGLNATDAANIYDIIFKASKSAQGLAVAFQGEFGAFSEIAAIKIFGTTTRVVPLESLEDVFRTVQRGDAPYGVIPVENSLEGSIDTAYNLLLDSTLTVSGELELKISHCLIANRGASLSSINKIYSHPQALGQCQAFIKHLGCQLIPTYDTAGSVKLIKNEKITDGAAIASSRAAEIYDMEILASDIQDNLENYTRFFVISKKASDPNPLDKTSVIFTVKHEPGALSGILNAFAVENINLTKLESRPTRRKPWEYKFYMDFEGNYRDPGPARALKSANQYAIFIKILGSYPKVKERS; encoded by the coding sequence ATGAACCTGGATGAGTTACGCAATCACATAGATTCGATCGACCTGCAAATTATTAAGCTCCTGGGTGCCAGGTTAAACCTGAGCAGCCAAATTGGGGTAGTTAAAAACAGTCAGGGGCTCGATATAGAAGATCGGGGAAGGGAAAATCAGATCATCACGAAGATAAAACAGCTGGCAGAAAAGGAAGGACTTAACGCCACAGATGCTGCCAATATTTATGACATTATTTTCAAAGCTTCCAAAAGCGCCCAGGGGTTGGCTGTAGCTTTTCAAGGGGAATTCGGAGCTTTTAGCGAAATAGCTGCAATAAAAATCTTCGGTACTACAACACGGGTTGTACCTTTGGAGTCACTGGAGGATGTATTTAGAACAGTACAAAGAGGAGATGCCCCCTATGGCGTAATCCCGGTAGAAAACTCACTCGAAGGAAGCATTGATACTGCTTATAATCTACTTTTAGACTCAACTTTAACCGTATCGGGTGAGCTTGAGTTAAAAATCAGCCATTGCCTGATCGCCAATCGCGGTGCCAGCCTTTCCAGTATTAATAAAATATACTCCCATCCCCAGGCGCTTGGGCAGTGTCAAGCTTTTATCAAGCATCTTGGATGCCAGCTGATACCGACATATGACACCGCCGGCAGTGTTAAACTTATCAAGAATGAGAAAATAACGGACGGTGCCGCAATTGCCAGTTCCCGTGCGGCTGAAATATACGATATGGAAATCCTGGCAAGCGATATCCAGGATAATTTAGAGAATTATACCCGCTTTTTTGTAATTTCAAAAAAAGCATCTGATCCGAATCCGTTAGATAAAACGTCGGTTATTTTTACTGTCAAGCACGAACCTGGTGCTTTATCCGGGATATTAAACGCTTTTGCCGTAGAGAATATCAACCTCACCAAACTAGAATCGAGGCCAACTCGTCGCAAACCATGGGAATACAAGTTTTATATGGATTTTGAAGGGAATTATCGCGATCCCGGTCCCGCGAGAGCTCTTAAAAGTGCAAATCAGTACGCCATATTTATAAAAATTTTGGGCTCCTATCCCAAGGTCAAAGAAAGGAGCTGA
- a CDS encoding prephenate dehydrogenase, which translates to MKVSIIGGTGRMGRWLARFLKEEGADVTIIGRDPVSTQQAGLDIDCQATTDITTVQGSRAIIISVAIDAFEEVVKKLAPITTDNQSIIDITSIKIMPVEIMNRYIVKGTALGAHPVFGPGARGVSGQNFVLTPTSVPQQELAEKVRKFLCQRGARVRIMSPEEHDRLMAVILGLAHFISIVSANTLVDYGKLEEMAGVQGVTYRALLTLIESVLSEDPELYASLQMNLPHMKDAQGIFISNAKLWSELVEKKDRQSFVERMKQLRQQFEENNPHFGQAYDNMYRLGNR; encoded by the coding sequence GTGAAGGTTTCAATTATCGGCGGCACTGGACGCATGGGAAGATGGCTGGCACGCTTCCTCAAGGAAGAAGGCGCTGATGTCACTATTATCGGGAGGGATCCGGTCTCTACACAACAAGCCGGGCTTGATATTGACTGTCAGGCTACTACAGATATAACCACCGTACAGGGATCCAGAGCTATCATCATTTCAGTAGCAATCGACGCTTTTGAAGAAGTAGTTAAAAAACTGGCACCGATTACTACCGATAATCAGTCAATCATCGATATTACTTCGATAAAAATAATGCCAGTCGAAATAATGAACCGTTACATCGTCAAAGGTACTGCTTTAGGAGCTCATCCCGTATTCGGCCCTGGGGCAAGAGGAGTGTCAGGCCAAAATTTTGTCCTTACCCCAACTAGTGTTCCACAGCAAGAGCTTGCTGAAAAAGTTAGAAAGTTTTTATGTCAACGCGGTGCACGTGTACGCATAATGAGCCCCGAAGAACACGATCGCTTGATGGCAGTTATCCTTGGACTGGCGCACTTCATCTCTATAGTATCTGCTAACACTTTGGTTGATTACGGCAAGCTGGAGGAAATGGCCGGTGTTCAGGGTGTTACATACCGGGCGCTTTTAACCCTTATCGAGAGTGTGCTATCTGAAGATCCCGAGCTTTATGCTTCGCTCCAGATGAACCTGCCACATATGAAAGACGCTCAGGGAATATTTATATCCAATGCAAAGCTCTGGTCTGAACTTGTTGAAAAAAAAGATCGCCAGTCTTTCGTTGAACGTATGAAGCAGCTAAGACAGCAGTTTGAGGAAAATAATCCACATTTTGGCCAGGCTTACGATAACATGTATCGACTGGGCAACCGTTAA
- a CDS encoding zinc-ribbon domain containing protein, which translates to MAFQERELQCADCGETFTFTVGEQEFYAAKGYTNDPKRCQSCRQKRKVERGEGGNRRQMFSVVCAQCGQETEVPFEPRQGKPVYCSACFSRSREDR; encoded by the coding sequence GTGGCATTTCAGGAAAGAGAACTTCAGTGTGCCGACTGCGGAGAAACCTTTACCTTTACCGTAGGTGAACAGGAATTTTACGCAGCCAAAGGTTACACCAACGATCCCAAACGCTGTCAGTCCTGCCGCCAGAAGCGCAAGGTAGAGCGTGGCGAAGGCGGAAATCGTCGCCAGATGTTCAGCGTTGTATGTGCGCAGTGTGGCCAGGAAACCGAGGTCCCGTTTGAGCCGCGCCAGGGCAAGCCTGTGTATTGCAGTGCATGCTTTAGCCGCTCAAGGGAAGACAGATAG
- a CDS encoding pseudouridine synthase, whose protein sequence is MTKISLLKALIAAGFGSRRKMASAIKEGRVKVNGDTASAFSHTIDINQDRVQFDGVEVGLQAKPKVYLALNKPAGVLSTTSDDRGRKTVLDFIPPYLRSIKMFPVGRLDKDSTGLVLLTNDGDAAFRLSHPRFEHEKEYLVDLDRILDDPDLAQLRKGVELNDGCTRPAKVVAMQDSNNFTYSVIIHEGKNHIVRRMFARLGYIVVKLKRIRIACVNLGDLSLGQTRLLEQEEVRRLQEL, encoded by the coding sequence GTGACAAAAATTAGTCTGTTGAAGGCATTGATTGCGGCGGGTTTTGGCTCGCGCAGAAAAATGGCCAGTGCTATTAAAGAAGGCCGGGTAAAGGTGAACGGGGATACAGCTTCTGCCTTTAGCCATACTATTGACATAAATCAAGATCGGGTGCAATTTGATGGAGTCGAAGTAGGGCTTCAGGCGAAGCCAAAGGTATATCTTGCGCTTAATAAGCCCGCTGGTGTGTTGTCAACAACTAGTGATGATCGCGGGCGAAAGACAGTTCTGGATTTTATTCCACCTTATCTGCGAAGTATAAAAATGTTTCCAGTTGGCAGGCTGGACAAAGATAGCACCGGGCTGGTTTTGCTTACCAATGATGGCGATGCTGCTTTTCGCCTTAGTCACCCTCGCTTTGAACACGAAAAAGAATATCTGGTAGACCTTGACCGGATCCTTGATGATCCTGACCTTGCACAGTTACGAAAGGGCGTTGAACTTAATGATGGCTGTACCAGGCCTGCGAAAGTTGTCGCAATGCAAGACAGTAATAATTTTACTTATAGCGTCATAATACATGAAGGGAAAAACCATATTGTCAGACGCATGTTTGCGCGTTTGGGCTATATAGTGGTTAAGTTAAAGCGGATCAGGATAGCATGTGTAAATCTTGGTGATTTGAGTTTAGGCCAGACCAGGCTGCTCGAACAAGAAGAAGTACGCCGGTTACAAGAGTTATAA
- a CDS encoding VIT1/CCC1 family protein — protein MDRVVFDRILEAQKNEITEYYIYQKLSNKIKDPHNSHILEQISQDELRHHNIWKAYTQQEVQPKRFKIWFFYIIARVFGLSFSIKLMEQGEEAAQVNYDDLAKSIPDAQQISSDEDLHEAQLMEMINEERFHYVGAIIRGLNEAVVETLAILTGLSLILVETTVIAMTGIITGAAMSLSLGATEYLATKAEESHLKPGKSALYTGFATAITVTLLISPYLFLPNTYVAMGAMIAIALVIIFFFNYYIAVARNISFWKRFAEMVIIATLIASFTYLIGYLASEVWHISIH, from the coding sequence ATGGATAGAGTTGTGTTCGACCGGATACTTGAAGCCCAGAAAAACGAAATCACCGAATACTACATTTACCAAAAATTATCCAATAAAATAAAGGATCCTCATAACAGCCATATTTTAGAACAAATCAGTCAAGATGAGTTGCGCCATCATAATATATGGAAGGCATATACACAGCAGGAAGTACAACCCAAACGATTTAAGATTTGGTTTTTTTATATAATTGCCCGAGTATTCGGCCTCAGTTTTTCTATTAAGCTTATGGAACAGGGGGAGGAAGCCGCTCAGGTAAATTACGATGACCTGGCTAAATCCATCCCGGACGCACAACAGATCAGCTCTGACGAAGATTTGCATGAAGCCCAGCTGATGGAAATGATCAATGAAGAACGCTTCCATTATGTCGGAGCCATTATAAGAGGATTAAATGAAGCGGTAGTTGAAACCCTCGCAATCCTGACTGGTTTGAGCCTGATTCTTGTCGAAACTACGGTAATTGCCATGACTGGCATAATTACTGGTGCTGCCATGTCGCTCTCACTGGGGGCAACCGAATACCTGGCCACCAAGGCTGAAGAAAGCCACCTCAAACCAGGTAAGTCTGCCCTCTACACCGGTTTTGCTACCGCTATCACGGTTACCCTGCTTATTTCTCCATATCTTTTTCTACCAAATACCTATGTTGCGATGGGGGCAATGATAGCCATCGCACTGGTAATCATCTTCTTTTTTAACTACTATATTGCCGTTGCTCGCAATATTTCGTTCTGGAAACGCTTTGCAGAGATGGTTATAATCGCAACCCTGATAGCATCTTTTACGTATTTAATAGGCTACCTTGCAAGCGAGGTTTGGCACATCTCCATTCATTGA
- a CDS encoding carboxymuconolactone decarboxylase family protein, translated as MESAKEALFQIDSSLKDLGSQTPAQMRAFSQMLEAIEAPGKLDRKTKELIAVCLSIASKCHWCIALHVKNALDSGATREEILEASWVAVLMGGGPALMQIQLIQKALDDLA; from the coding sequence ATGGAAAGTGCTAAAGAAGCCTTATTCCAGATCGACTCTTCCCTGAAAGATCTGGGCAGTCAGACACCTGCTCAGATGCGTGCTTTCAGCCAGATGCTTGAAGCTATTGAGGCTCCGGGCAAACTGGATAGAAAGACCAAGGAATTGATTGCTGTTTGCCTGTCTATAGCCAGCAAGTGCCACTGGTGCATTGCACTTCATGTTAAAAACGCTCTCGACAGCGGAGCTACCAGGGAAGAAATTCTGGAAGCCAGCTGGGTTGCCGTTCTCATGGGTGGCGGTCCGGCCCTTATGCAGATTCAACTGATTCAAAAAGCCCTGGATGATCTTGCATAG
- a CDS encoding glycine cleavage system protein H — MIKCLKYYKKEAKLQFMVSDEIKYTTDHLWVKQIQTGLFRIGVTYDYLDRLAAIRLVELPKVGSAISSGDSMAVLESSKAAIELPAPFSGIVKKINADVVADPGLINRLPMTDGWLLEIGTNQPEGLANLLSEEDYQKLL; from the coding sequence ATGATAAAATGCCTGAAGTATTATAAGAAAGAGGCGAAATTACAATTTATGGTAAGCGACGAGATAAAATACACAACAGACCATCTCTGGGTTAAACAAATTCAGACGGGTTTATTCCGTATTGGCGTGACTTATGATTACCTTGATCGTTTGGCGGCGATACGCTTGGTTGAACTCCCAAAGGTCGGCAGCGCAATTTCTTCAGGTGATAGCATGGCAGTTTTGGAGTCCTCCAAAGCAGCTATAGAACTCCCTGCTCCGTTTTCCGGTATAGTAAAAAAGATCAATGCAGATGTGGTGGCAGACCCAGGGCTCATCAACCGTTTGCCGATGACCGATGGCTGGTTATTGGAGATTGGCACTAATCAACCCGAAGGTCTCGCGAATTTACTTTCAGAAGAAGATTACCAGAAACTGCTTTAA
- a CDS encoding NAD(+)/NADH kinase, with the protein MNIVGVVYHPKNQAAPFVAEKTVALLKELGVETWMVSAWDSIELRRKASEAELIITVGGDGTILRTANAIIPGTTCITGINLGRLGFLTEVSAEDTGEAIPALVRGEGWIDERALLQAELTLPGDGPDAPRQHFTALNDIVVARGEVTRIIHIETRINGDLLTTYRADGVILATATGSTGYALAAGGPVIYPSSQDYLLVPILPHLGLGYNMVLPADSEVQLQILNTHMATLNVDGHTSCSLPDGASITIRHSPHTIRFLRTLPKIPFYSTIEKRLKV; encoded by the coding sequence TTGAATATTGTTGGCGTTGTATACCATCCAAAAAACCAGGCTGCTCCGTTTGTTGCTGAAAAAACCGTCGCTCTTCTAAAGGAGCTCGGAGTTGAAACCTGGATGGTTTCCGCCTGGGATTCGATTGAGTTACGCCGAAAAGCGTCGGAGGCTGAACTGATAATCACCGTAGGTGGAGATGGAACGATCCTTCGCACGGCTAATGCCATTATTCCGGGCACTACCTGTATAACTGGCATCAATCTGGGAAGGCTGGGTTTCCTGACTGAGGTCAGTGCAGAAGATACCGGAGAAGCAATCCCAGCGCTAGTCAGAGGTGAAGGCTGGATTGACGAAAGAGCATTATTACAGGCAGAATTGACTCTTCCTGGCGATGGTCCCGATGCACCCCGGCAACACTTCACAGCCTTAAATGACATTGTTGTAGCCAGGGGCGAAGTTACACGTATAATCCATATAGAAACCAGGATTAACGGCGACCTGCTAACCACGTATAGAGCCGATGGCGTTATCCTGGCAACAGCTACTGGCTCCACCGGATACGCCCTGGCGGCTGGAGGGCCAGTGATATATCCGAGCTCTCAGGATTATCTGCTTGTTCCAATCTTACCTCACCTCGGATTGGGCTACAACATGGTACTCCCCGCAGATAGTGAAGTTCAGCTCCAAATTTTAAATACTCATATGGCAACCTTGAATGTCGACGGTCATACTTCCTGTTCGCTGCCAGATGGCGCATCCATTACCATTCGTCATAGCCCACATACAATAAGATTCTTAAGAACACTGCCAAAAATTCCATTTTATAGTACTATTGAAAAGAGATTAAAAGTTTAA
- a CDS encoding N-acetyltransferase: MDLIQKATIKDAAPIHRLVNNFADKGKMLPRSLSEIYENIRDYYVIRQGDNIIACGALHVLWEDLAEIKSLAVTSEHQKQGWGDKIVRKCLEEARFLNIPRVFCLTYSPEFFSKCGFKLIDKSELPQKIWGECFKCPKFPDCDESALLFTFME; this comes from the coding sequence ATGGATCTAATACAAAAAGCCACCATCAAAGATGCTGCCCCAATACACCGCTTGGTAAACAACTTTGCCGACAAGGGAAAAATGCTTCCACGCTCACTGTCGGAAATTTACGAAAATATTCGGGATTACTACGTAATACGCCAGGGTGACAACATAATCGCCTGTGGCGCCCTACATGTACTCTGGGAAGATTTGGCTGAAATAAAATCCCTCGCGGTAACCAGTGAGCACCAAAAACAAGGCTGGGGAGATAAAATTGTACGAAAATGCCTGGAAGAGGCGAGGTTTCTTAATATACCCAGGGTTTTCTGCCTCACCTACTCACCGGAGTTCTTTTCGAAATGCGGATTTAAGCTGATTGATAAATCAGAGCTTCCGCAAAAAATCTGGGGGGAATGCTTCAAGTGCCCCAAATTCCCGGATTGCGATGAATCGGCACTATTATTCACTTTCATGGAGTAG
- a CDS encoding NUDIX hydrolase, whose product MQEITIGTNYVYKGTILNLRADIVKTATGRTASREVVEHVDSVGIIALDEQDNLLLVNQFRYPAGENLLEIPAGCIESGESPDSTVIRELREETGFEPGYLKKLGGFYLAPGYANEYMHIYIARELRYSPLVAEDTETIDLIKKTLPEVEEMIKSGQIKDCKTIAALFMFLNNSNH is encoded by the coding sequence ATGCAGGAAATCACCATTGGTACCAACTATGTTTATAAAGGAACAATACTTAACCTCAGGGCAGATATCGTTAAAACCGCTACAGGGCGAACTGCCAGCAGAGAAGTAGTAGAACATGTTGACTCTGTCGGTATAATTGCCCTCGACGAACAGGATAACCTGTTACTAGTAAACCAGTTCCGCTATCCAGCCGGGGAAAATCTTTTAGAAATTCCCGCTGGATGCATTGAGTCGGGCGAAAGTCCGGATTCAACCGTAATACGCGAGCTTCGTGAGGAGACCGGTTTTGAGCCGGGATACCTGAAAAAGTTGGGTGGATTTTACCTGGCCCCAGGCTATGCTAATGAGTATATGCATATATATATCGCACGCGAGTTAAGATATTCTCCTCTGGTAGCCGAGGACACCGAAACTATAGATTTAATCAAAAAAACATTGCCGGAGGTTGAAGAAATGATCAAATCCGGCCAGATTAAAGACTGCAAAACAATTGCAGCACTATTTATGTTTCTCAATAACAGTAACCACTAG
- a CDS encoding histidine triad nucleotide-binding protein — MEDCVFCKIVRGEIPCDKIYEDDQFIVFRDIHPQAPVHLLLITKRHIKSIAVMTEQDVNVVGQMVNIATRIAVAAGISSKGFRLVTNSGEEGGQVVPHLHWHILGGKQLSGELG, encoded by the coding sequence GTGGAAGATTGTGTTTTTTGTAAAATAGTCCGTGGGGAAATTCCCTGCGATAAAATATATGAGGATGATCAGTTTATTGTGTTTCGGGATATTCATCCACAGGCTCCGGTTCACTTGCTACTTATCACAAAAAGGCACATCAAGTCTATTGCCGTAATGACTGAACAGGATGTGAATGTGGTTGGTCAGATGGTAAACATTGCTACTCGTATAGCCGTTGCAGCCGGGATTAGCTCTAAAGGTTTTCGGTTGGTAACCAATAGTGGGGAAGAAGGAGGCCAGGTTGTGCCTCACTTGCATTGGCATATACTTGGCGGCAAACAGCTTTCCGGGGAGCTGGGCTAG
- a CDS encoding FumA C-terminus/TtdB family hydratase beta subunit has protein sequence MGQIKVPSPLSEYQVCSLHIGDRLLIDGVMYVARDAAHKRLVDLLSSGFDLPIDFYGQTIYYMGPSPAQPGSVIGACGPTTSRRMDRYTIPLLERGLRVMIGKGERSAEIKQAIAAYRAVYLVTLGGAGALLADCVKKAQTVCYPELGAEAIMRLEVENFPAVVAYDSKGGDLFQEETGKYRCSHKE, from the coding sequence ATGGGCCAGATCAAGGTACCATCCCCTCTTTCAGAGTATCAGGTTTGTAGTTTACATATTGGGGATCGTTTGTTGATTGATGGTGTAATGTATGTTGCCCGTGATGCAGCACATAAGAGATTGGTGGATTTACTTTCTTCCGGGTTTGATCTCCCGATAGACTTTTACGGTCAGACCATATACTACATGGGCCCGTCACCTGCGCAACCAGGATCTGTAATCGGTGCCTGTGGGCCAACTACAAGTCGACGCATGGATCGGTATACCATTCCTCTTCTTGAAAGAGGGTTGCGAGTCATGATTGGCAAAGGAGAGAGATCCGCGGAAATCAAACAAGCCATTGCAGCTTATCGAGCGGTATATCTGGTCACTTTAGGCGGTGCTGGAGCTTTACTGGCCGATTGTGTTAAAAAGGCGCAAACAGTATGCTACCCTGAACTTGGTGCAGAAGCAATCATGCGGCTGGAAGTAGAGAATTTTCCAGCGGTGGTAGCTTACGATTCCAAAGGGGGCGACCTGTTTCAGGAAGAAACTGGAAAATATCGCTGTTCGCATAAAGAGTAA
- a CDS encoding fumarate hydratase, with translation MLKSNLMALREINTSEIEQNVAELCLKANFRLGEDVIKALQDCIDKEQSPVGRETILQLIDNARLSLEKSIPLCQDCGAAVIFVEIGQDVHINGGNLSESITRGVKEGYRAGYLRKSMVCKPFSERINTADNTPPIIHYDIVPGDRLRIIMMPKGGGAENMSRVSMLSPGDGEGGIISFIEDTVKNAGGAPCPPIIIGVGIGGTLEKAALMAKKALVRPVGESSPDPELACLEEKILNRINCLGIGPLGMGGTSTALAVHAVVFPCHMASLPVAVNLQCHSSRHAEVML, from the coding sequence GTGCTAAAATCTAACCTGATGGCACTACGTGAGATAAACACCAGCGAAATAGAACAGAATGTAGCGGAGCTCTGTTTGAAAGCCAACTTTCGGTTGGGCGAAGATGTGATCAAGGCTTTGCAAGATTGTATTGATAAAGAACAATCTCCTGTTGGCAGGGAAACTATACTGCAATTAATTGATAATGCTCGTTTATCCCTGGAAAAAAGCATTCCCCTTTGTCAGGATTGCGGAGCAGCGGTTATTTTTGTTGAAATAGGACAAGATGTTCACATTAACGGGGGCAATCTCTCTGAATCTATAACACGAGGTGTTAAAGAGGGGTATCGTGCGGGTTATCTAAGAAAATCCATGGTTTGCAAGCCCTTTTCGGAAAGAATTAATACCGCAGATAACACGCCTCCAATTATCCATTATGATATTGTGCCTGGAGATAGGTTGCGGATTATCATGATGCCCAAAGGGGGCGGGGCGGAAAATATGAGCAGGGTTTCAATGCTGTCCCCCGGAGATGGAGAGGGGGGGATAATCAGTTTTATTGAAGATACTGTCAAGAATGCAGGCGGAGCACCGTGCCCTCCGATAATAATAGGAGTCGGGATAGGAGGGACTCTGGAAAAAGCCGCACTCATGGCCAAAAAAGCACTTGTAAGACCTGTAGGTGAGTCCAGCCCAGATCCTGAGTTAGCATGTCTTGAAGAAAAAATCCTGAACCGGATCAACTGCCTGGGAATTGGGCCACTTGGAATGGGTGGAACGTCTACCGCGTTGGCAGTACATGCAGTTGTATTTCCTTGCCATATGGCAAGCTTGCCGGTAGCGGTAAACTTACAATGCCACAGCTCGCGACATGCCGAGGTGATGCTCTAA
- the mazG gene encoding nucleoside triphosphate pyrophosphohydrolase, with amino-acid sequence MDGKDSSLKNGKLSRFETLVNIIAQLRAPDGCPWDRKQTHLSIRDSLLEETYEVLNALDNNDAVSLREELGDLLLQILLHAQIAHDSGDFDISQVIKSITEKLIRRHPHVFGDVKANNISEVLSNWEEIKKSERGEGSSILTGVPPSMPALAYSQAIQKRVARVGFDWDEDSGVIEKIAEEAREMINAENQEEKENEFGDLLFTLVNLARRQGIDSESALRQANQKFYHRFSTMERLCRERGLDLANMNFKQQNELWEESKTLVV; translated from the coding sequence ATGGATGGGAAGGACTCTAGTTTAAAAAATGGCAAGCTTAGCCGTTTTGAAACCCTTGTCAATATAATAGCTCAATTGAGAGCTCCCGACGGGTGTCCATGGGATCGGAAGCAGACCCATCTTTCAATTAGGGATTCCCTATTGGAAGAAACCTACGAAGTTCTCAATGCCCTTGACAATAATGATGCCGTATCATTGCGAGAAGAGCTTGGCGATTTGCTGCTCCAGATACTGCTTCATGCTCAAATTGCCCACGATAGCGGCGATTTCGACATATCACAGGTTATCAAATCAATCACAGAAAAACTTATCCGCCGTCATCCGCATGTATTTGGGGATGTCAAAGCCAACAATATTTCCGAAGTACTTTCCAACTGGGAAGAAATAAAAAAATCGGAGCGTGGCGAAGGATCATCAATACTAACTGGTGTCCCCCCTTCTATGCCAGCTCTGGCTTATAGCCAGGCAATACAAAAAAGAGTAGCCAGGGTAGGCTTTGACTGGGACGAGGATAGCGGTGTCATTGAAAAGATTGCCGAAGAAGCCAGGGAAATGATCAATGCAGAAAACCAGGAGGAAAAAGAAAACGAATTCGGTGACCTGTTGTTCACCCTGGTAAACCTTGCCCGCCGCCAAGGAATAGATTCGGAATCGGCTCTCAGGCAGGCCAACCAGAAGTTTTACCATCGTTTTTCTACTATGGAACGACTATGCCGCGAAAGAGGTCTGGATCTGGCAAACATGAATTTTAAACAGCAAAACGAATTATGGGAAGAATCCAAAACACTGGTGGTGTAA